Proteins from a genomic interval of Anaerobaca lacustris:
- a CDS encoding RtcB family protein produces MYAEKLKRHSDCAWRIDPFGPMQVPVVVFADKSLIDAMDEQVYAQAAHVAALPGVVQASYAMPDAHWGYGFPIGGVAGFDAEQGGVISAGGVGFDIACGVRALTTGLTYDDVERCKGPLATMLAHRIPAGVGSRGKIELSPGEMDDMLRGGAHWAVSRGYGTQEDIARIEENGRMAGAEPRFVSDHAKQRQKDQVGTLGSGNHYLEVQRISAIYDATIAEVFGLRLNDIVVLIHCGSRGLGHQVATDFLPRMVKAAKSEGIELPEKELACAPIKSDLGRQYYGAMNAGINCAVANRQVLTHLVRRVFSDLLPGADVRLLYDVSHNTCKIEEHLVDGKPRTLYIHRKGATRAFGPGHPALPPDLQQTGQPVLIGGTMGTSSYVLAGTRTGMELSFGSCCHGAGRAMSRKQATQRWHGKDVVMHLAQKGIVIKGASLRGVAEEAPGAYKDVTAVVDASEKAGLARKIARLEPLICVKG; encoded by the coding sequence ATGTATGCCGAGAAGCTCAAACGCCACAGTGATTGTGCATGGCGCATCGATCCGTTCGGCCCCATGCAGGTGCCCGTCGTTGTCTTTGCGGACAAGTCGCTGATCGATGCGATGGATGAACAGGTCTACGCGCAGGCGGCCCACGTGGCGGCGCTGCCGGGCGTGGTCCAGGCGTCGTATGCCATGCCGGATGCTCACTGGGGCTACGGTTTTCCCATCGGAGGCGTGGCCGGCTTCGATGCCGAGCAGGGCGGGGTGATCTCGGCCGGCGGCGTCGGTTTCGACATCGCCTGCGGCGTGCGGGCCCTGACGACCGGCCTGACGTACGACGACGTCGAACGGTGCAAGGGCCCGCTCGCGACGATGCTGGCCCATCGCATCCCGGCCGGCGTGGGTAGCCGGGGCAAGATCGAACTGTCGCCCGGCGAGATGGACGATATGCTGCGCGGCGGAGCGCATTGGGCGGTCTCGCGAGGCTACGGCACGCAGGAAGATATCGCTCGCATCGAGGAGAACGGCCGGATGGCCGGCGCCGAGCCGCGATTCGTTTCCGATCATGCCAAGCAGCGACAGAAGGACCAGGTCGGCACGCTCGGTTCGGGCAACCACTACCTCGAAGTGCAGCGCATTTCGGCGATCTATGATGCGACGATTGCCGAAGTGTTCGGATTGCGTCTGAACGACATCGTCGTGCTGATCCATTGCGGCTCGCGCGGCCTGGGCCATCAGGTCGCCACCGATTTCCTGCCTCGCATGGTCAAGGCGGCCAAGAGCGAGGGGATCGAACTGCCGGAGAAGGAACTGGCCTGCGCGCCGATCAAGTCCGATCTCGGCAGGCAGTATTACGGTGCGATGAACGCGGGGATCAACTGCGCGGTGGCCAACCGGCAGGTTCTGACGCATCTGGTCCGCCGAGTGTTCTCCGATCTGCTGCCCGGGGCCGATGTGAGACTGCTCTACGACGTTTCGCACAATACCTGCAAGATCGAGGAGCACCTCGTCGACGGCAAGCCCAGAACGCTCTACATCCATCGCAAGGGCGCGACCCGCGCGTTTGGGCCGGGACACCCGGCGCTGCCGCCGGACCTGCAACAGACCGGCCAGCCCGTTCTGATCGGTGGGACGATGGGGACATCGTCCTATGTGCTGGCAGGCACGCGAACGGGCATGGAGCTGTCGTTCGGCTCCTGCTGCCACGGGGCGGGCCGCGCCATGAGCCGCAAGCAGGCCACCCAGCGATGGCACGGAAAGGATGTTGTCATGCACCTGGCGCAGAAGGGCATCGTGATCAAAGGCGCCTCGTTGCGAGGCGTCGCCGAGGAGGCCCCCGGCGCGTACAAGGACGTCACCGCCGTCGTCGACGCCAGCGAGAAGGCCGGTCTGGCCAGAAAGATCGCCCGCC
- a CDS encoding mechanosensitive ion channel domain-containing protein, whose product MTKKKLGRSRAVTAVLILLAAIILLSASPPSVAQTPEAISARPAEANEPNQGIVTDERVAATPTITAEAIAARKKQVAESQELADDAKARLTEVYDRALAQLKLAEEHAERARQHEQATRNAPAAMEEVQKSLAQPAAAALTAPADLTLAQAEQNLAQATAALEEAKKRAADLEEEPRRRADRRARIPDESKTAGQRLEEIQKTLDAVGAPESPTEPDRANRLLLTAEQQALRNRLDANAKELLRYDATGDFLAARRDLAARQLATAQKHLDFWQSQVAALRQQAAQAARTEAIRARQETLSARPEIQPILQKNAELAQEQAELVARIQGITRYSETVDATLANVRKNFDEIRSQIGTAGGVTNAMGILLLGERDKLPNVSESQRRMRDRPSEIVSAQLQAMARDKQWSALSDPSDKLEALEAQLDPALLESERQAIVKEAADSYESQRKLLRAVSDLYWDYATRLARLDSNERLLVRTAEDFSDFIDANVLWVKSSRTPGLADIRQTSRALLWLVAPANWHRTARTIGNDLTANPLIYMLVAALIAATVVFHRKIHARIVASSEKVRQIQTDCFLLTVEALAMTVVLAATWPTFLLLAHWRLSAAAADDFTRAASAGLLRTAWAVFALSFLRHLAMPHGLAQDHFRVREEPLAFLRRHLRWFLLLVVPIVFVFEVLRTQQTDEAWYGTAGRFFFIVALAGLAVFLLLVLRPTSALMEFYLKPRRGDWLDRLRFLWYPACLLAPLSFIILAGMGYLYGARHLNERLLSTIGLILAATLIRALFVRGLTIAQRRLALLERQKRQAAAEQKAQQDQAPPTGEMPEGKVKPEQTIFEMSQQTRKLIAAGTTILLAVGVWTIWKDVLPALSKLGAFELYKAGPEEIVTLGAVVTALVVIVITVMVARNVPGLLEIVILRHLPLDRGVRFAIITICRYLLVVIGTVLAFTELGIGWAKVQWLIAAMTVGLGFGLQEIFANFISGLIMLFEQPIRVDDIVTVGDVTGRVTMIRIRATTIRRWDQRELIVPNKEFITGRLINWTLSDNILRRDFPVGIVYGSDIRKAEQLLYDIARNHPLVLQEPKPIVLFKGFGDNSLEFELRVCFAGIENNLPVWHDINFAIDDAFRAAGIEIAFPQRDIHIRTIHGEIPIQANKPPA is encoded by the coding sequence ATGACCAAAAAGAAATTGGGCCGTTCCAGGGCTGTAACGGCCGTTCTGATTCTGCTCGCGGCAATCATTCTGTTGTCTGCCTCACCTCCGTCGGTCGCACAGACGCCGGAGGCCATCTCCGCCCGTCCGGCCGAGGCCAACGAGCCGAACCAGGGCATCGTGACGGACGAAAGAGTCGCAGCCACACCCACGATCACTGCCGAGGCGATCGCCGCCCGAAAGAAACAGGTCGCTGAATCGCAGGAGCTGGCCGACGACGCCAAGGCCAGGCTGACCGAAGTCTATGACCGAGCCTTGGCCCAGTTGAAGCTGGCCGAGGAGCACGCAGAGAGGGCCCGGCAGCACGAGCAGGCGACCCGCAACGCCCCGGCCGCAATGGAAGAGGTCCAGAAATCCTTGGCTCAGCCGGCCGCAGCGGCGCTCACCGCTCCAGCCGACCTGACGCTGGCCCAGGCCGAACAGAACCTCGCTCAAGCCACCGCCGCCCTGGAAGAAGCCAAGAAGAGAGCCGCAGACCTCGAAGAAGAGCCCCGCAGGCGCGCCGACCGAAGGGCCAGGATTCCCGACGAATCGAAGACCGCTGGGCAGCGACTTGAAGAAATCCAGAAGACACTCGATGCGGTCGGTGCGCCGGAGAGCCCGACGGAACCGGACCGGGCCAACCGCCTCTTGCTTACGGCCGAGCAGCAGGCGCTGCGGAACCGGCTCGACGCGAACGCCAAGGAACTGTTGCGATACGACGCCACCGGGGATTTCCTCGCGGCCCGACGCGATCTGGCCGCAAGACAGTTGGCGACGGCCCAGAAACATCTGGACTTCTGGCAGAGTCAGGTAGCCGCCTTGCGGCAGCAGGCGGCCCAGGCCGCGAGAACCGAGGCGATCCGGGCCAGGCAGGAGACCCTATCGGCCCGTCCGGAAATCCAGCCGATCCTCCAGAAGAATGCCGAACTGGCCCAGGAGCAGGCGGAACTCGTCGCGAGAATTCAGGGCATCACCCGATACTCCGAAACCGTCGACGCCACCCTGGCGAATGTGCGGAAGAACTTCGACGAGATCCGCAGTCAGATCGGGACCGCCGGCGGGGTCACCAACGCGATGGGGATTCTCCTGCTCGGCGAGCGCGACAAGCTCCCGAACGTCAGCGAGAGCCAGCGACGCATGCGGGATCGCCCCTCCGAGATCGTCTCGGCCCAGCTTCAGGCAATGGCCCGCGACAAGCAGTGGTCCGCGTTGAGCGATCCGAGCGACAAACTGGAAGCCCTGGAGGCCCAACTCGACCCGGCCCTGCTCGAATCCGAGCGTCAGGCCATCGTGAAGGAAGCGGCCGACTCCTATGAGAGCCAGCGCAAACTCCTCCGTGCCGTCTCGGACCTCTATTGGGACTACGCCACACGTCTGGCCCGACTCGACAGCAACGAGCGTCTGCTGGTCAGAACCGCTGAAGACTTCTCCGACTTCATCGACGCCAACGTTCTTTGGGTCAAGAGCAGTCGGACGCCGGGGCTCGCAGACATCAGGCAGACCAGCAGGGCCCTGCTCTGGCTCGTCGCGCCGGCGAACTGGCACCGGACCGCCCGCACAATCGGCAACGATCTGACCGCCAACCCCTTGATCTACATGCTCGTCGCCGCCCTGATCGCCGCCACGGTTGTCTTTCACCGGAAGATCCACGCCCGGATCGTCGCTTCCTCCGAGAAGGTGCGACAGATCCAGACAGATTGCTTCCTCCTGACGGTCGAAGCGCTCGCGATGACCGTGGTCCTGGCCGCGACCTGGCCCACATTTCTTCTCCTGGCACATTGGCGGCTGTCTGCGGCCGCTGCGGACGACTTCACCCGTGCCGCGTCGGCAGGTCTGCTTCGCACGGCCTGGGCGGTCTTCGCTCTGAGCTTTCTCCGGCATCTGGCCATGCCTCACGGCCTGGCGCAGGATCACTTCCGGGTCCGTGAAGAACCGCTGGCCTTCCTTCGACGGCACTTGCGATGGTTCCTCCTGCTCGTCGTCCCGATCGTCTTCGTGTTCGAGGTGCTGCGAACGCAGCAGACCGACGAGGCGTGGTACGGCACCGCCGGCCGTTTCTTCTTCATCGTCGCCCTGGCCGGCCTGGCGGTGTTCTTGCTGCTCGTGCTGCGTCCGACTTCCGCCCTGATGGAATTCTACCTGAAGCCGCGTCGCGGAGACTGGCTGGATCGCCTTCGGTTCCTCTGGTACCCGGCGTGCCTTCTGGCGCCGCTGTCGTTCATCATCCTGGCAGGCATGGGGTACCTTTATGGCGCCCGCCATCTCAACGAAAGACTCCTATCCACCATCGGCCTGATCCTGGCGGCCACCCTGATTCGCGCCCTGTTCGTCCGTGGGCTGACCATCGCCCAACGCCGGCTCGCTCTGCTCGAACGGCAGAAACGCCAGGCCGCTGCGGAGCAGAAGGCACAGCAGGACCAGGCCCCGCCCACCGGCGAAATGCCCGAGGGCAAGGTCAAACCCGAACAGACCATCTTTGAGATGTCGCAGCAGACGCGGAAGCTGATCGCGGCCGGGACCACTATTCTGCTGGCGGTCGGCGTGTGGACCATCTGGAAGGACGTGCTGCCGGCACTGTCGAAGCTCGGAGCGTTCGAGCTCTACAAGGCCGGCCCCGAAGAGATCGTCACGCTCGGCGCGGTGGTCACGGCGCTGGTCGTGATCGTCATAACCGTGATGGTCGCCCGCAATGTCCCCGGTCTGCTGGAGATCGTGATTCTCAGGCACCTGCCTCTGGACCGGGGCGTTCGCTTCGCGATCATCACCATTTGTCGCTACCTTCTCGTCGTGATCGGGACGGTGCTGGCCTTCACCGAACTCGGGATCGGCTGGGCCAAGGTCCAATGGCTCATCGCGGCCATGACGGTGGGCCTGGGGTTCGGCCTGCAGGAGATCTTCGCCAACTTCATCAGCGGCCTGATCATGCTGTTCGAGCAACCCATTCGCGTCGACGACATCGTGACAGTCGGGGACGTCACCGGCCGCGTCACCATGATCCGCATTCGCGCCACGACGATCCGACGGTGGGACCAGCGCGAGCTGATCGTGCCCAACAAGGAATTCATCACCGGCCGGCTGATCAACTGGACCCTGTCGGACAACATCCTGCGACGCGACTTTCCCGTCGGCATCGTCTACGGCTCCGACATCCGCAAGGCCGAGCAACTGCTCTACGACATCGCCCGCAACCATCCGCTGGTCTTGCAGGAACCCAAGCCGATCGTCCTGTTCAAAGGCTTCGGCGACAACAGCCTCGAATTCGAGCTGCGCGTTTGTTTCGCAGGCATCGAGAACAATCTTCCGGTCTGGCACGACATCAACTTCGCCATCGACGACGCCTTCCGCGCCGCCGGGATCGAGATCGCCTTCCCGCAGCGCGACATCCACATCCGTACAATCCATGGGGAAATCCCGATCCAGGCGAACAAACCCCCGGCGTAG
- a CDS encoding archease, giving the protein MIEPHWEHYSHPADMGIRGFGRTREEAFAQAALALTAIVTDPAGIEPRTAVEIVSEEDDDEMLFWYWLNAVLYEMATRNMLFARFEVAPIDGGIGATAWGEAVDVGRHQPAVEVKAATYADLKVECDSRGMWVAQCIVDV; this is encoded by the coding sequence ATGATCGAGCCTCACTGGGAACACTACTCGCACCCCGCAGACATGGGGATTCGCGGCTTCGGCCGCACACGGGAAGAGGCCTTCGCCCAGGCGGCGCTGGCCTTGACCGCGATCGTCACCGACCCGGCCGGGATCGAGCCTCGAACAGCCGTCGAGATCGTCTCTGAAGAGGACGATGACGAGATGTTGTTCTGGTATTGGCTCAACGCCGTACTATACGAGATGGCGACGCGGAACATGCTGTTCGCCCGGTTCGAGGTCGCGCCCATCGATGGGGGCATTGGGGCCACCGCCTGGGGCGAGGCCGTGGATGTGGGCAGGCACCAGCCGGCGGTAGAGGTCAAGGCGGCCACCTACGCTGACCTGAAGGTGGAATGTGATTCCAGGGGTATGTGGGTCGCTCAGTGTATCGTGGACGTATAG
- a CDS encoding NosD domain-containing protein, with the protein MNRLVVLLIVSVLTIPAAAGTIYVDGNGAADHQTIQQAIDASWDGDVIVVRPGTYAERVTFNGRAVTVRSEDPDDPTVVEATVIAGPSEASVIFDFGEGSQSVLTGFTITGYGILCVASAPTISKNVIRDCTGSGIAGESDAAPTIVGNTIVFNELEGVFACNGLIQGNTISYNSAGAAYCHGTIRDNLISYNVDAGGLYFCNGPIVGNRIVGNVAFSDGGGLYICDGPIENNVIAGNRATGEGGGLYGCMQRICNNTIVGNIAGTYGGALSRCMGTVCNNILAFNQAPSAAGIYGPCTNSYNAFWMNDGGNFGGNATLGAGDFVADPLFAVEGRWDDNGTPEIDDDVWIDGDYHLRSQIGRWDPAVRRWVADSETSQCIDAGAPDSDFSAELWPHGRHVNVGAYGGTAQASMSLSDTGHPADLNHDGRIGPDDLALFVDKWVLQEDLLAEDLDRDGSVDFRDFVTFADAWGSTPPAPAPPTPNPMTWATPPYGTGPYSIAMVATVATSVDGTEVEYYFENTQSPEFNSGWVTFPAGQEPRWEQADLQPMTLYWYRVKARNRGNRLETDWSETARASTLQDDTTAPTPTPMTWETEPYGSSSNSIRMVATEATDASGVEYQFECTSHPAYSSGWQDSRIYEVTSVPHGHYTFEVRARDKSPNQNTTLFSLSATADLQPPTPDPMRWQSEPKEVNIGGGSLNYYATMTAVEAVDERADVEYFFECTTESGFSSKWQSSREYSVLIGRSGQGHRFRVKARDTSPGRNETGWSSVVMAR; encoded by the coding sequence ATGAATAGACTCGTTGTGTTGCTGATCGTTTCGGTTCTGACGATCCCCGCTGCGGCCGGGACGATTTACGTGGACGGCAACGGTGCGGCCGATCACCAGACCATTCAGCAGGCCATCGATGCGTCCTGGGATGGCGATGTCATCGTGGTCCGTCCGGGAACGTACGCCGAGCGGGTCACGTTCAACGGCCGAGCGGTGACGGTCCGCAGCGAAGACCCGGACGACCCCACCGTGGTCGAGGCGACCGTGATCGCCGGACCATCGGAGGCCAGCGTGATCTTCGACTTCGGCGAAGGCAGCCAATCCGTTCTCACAGGCTTCACGATCACCGGTTATGGCATCTTGTGCGTGGCGTCGGCCCCGACGATCTCGAAGAACGTGATACGCGACTGCACAGGATCGGGAATCGCCGGCGAGAGTGACGCCGCGCCGACCATCGTGGGCAACACCATCGTCTTCAATGAGCTTGAGGGCGTCTTCGCGTGCAACGGCCTGATCCAGGGCAACACGATCTCCTACAACAGCGCCGGCGCCGCCTACTGCCACGGAACGATTCGCGACAACCTGATCTCCTACAACGTGGACGCCGGCGGGCTGTATTTCTGCAACGGCCCGATCGTCGGCAATCGGATCGTCGGCAACGTCGCCTTCTCGGATGGTGGCGGGCTCTACATCTGCGATGGGCCGATCGAGAACAATGTCATCGCAGGCAATCGTGCCACGGGCGAAGGCGGCGGGCTGTACGGCTGCATGCAGCGGATCTGCAACAACACGATCGTCGGCAACATCGCTGGCACGTACGGCGGCGCCCTGAGCCGCTGCATGGGGACGGTCTGCAACAACATCCTTGCCTTCAACCAGGCCCCGTCCGCCGCCGGCATCTATGGCCCGTGCACCAACTCCTACAACGCCTTCTGGATGAACGACGGTGGGAATTTCGGCGGCAACGCCACGCTGGGAGCCGGCGATTTCGTCGCGGACCCGTTGTTCGCCGTCGAAGGCCGCTGGGACGACAACGGCACGCCAGAGATCGACGACGACGTGTGGATCGACGGAGACTATCACCTGCGTTCGCAGATCGGTCGATGGGACCCGGCGGTGCGGCGATGGGTGGCCGACAGCGAGACAAGCCAATGCATTGATGCGGGCGCGCCGGACTCGGACTTCTCCGCCGAGTTGTGGCCGCACGGCCGGCACGTCAACGTGGGCGCCTACGGGGGCACCGCGCAGGCCAGCATGTCGCTTTCCGATACGGGGCATCCGGCGGACCTGAACCATGATGGCCGGATCGGCCCGGACGACCTCGCCCTGTTTGTGGACAAGTGGGTCCTGCAAGAAGACCTGCTCGCCGAAGATCTCGACCGCGACGGTTCTGTGGACTTCCGCGATTTCGTGACATTCGCCGACGCCTGGGGATCTACACCTCCGGCGCCGGCGCCTCCGACGCCCAACCCGATGACCTGGGCGACGCCGCCGTACGGGACGGGGCCTTACTCGATTGCGATGGTGGCGACCGTTGCGACGTCCGTGGATGGCACCGAGGTCGAGTACTATTTCGAGAACACGCAGAGTCCCGAGTTCAACAGCGGATGGGTGACGTTCCCTGCCGGGCAGGAGCCGCGATGGGAGCAAGCGGATCTCCAGCCCATGACCTTGTACTGGTATCGAGTCAAGGCCAGGAATCGGGGCAACCGGCTGGAGACCGATTGGTCCGAGACCGCCCGCGCCAGCACGTTGCAGGACGACACCACGGCGCCGACGCCGACCCCGATGACGTGGGAGACCGAGCCTTACGGCTCTTCATCGAACTCGATTCGTATGGTCGCCACCGAGGCGACGGATGCCAGCGGGGTCGAATACCAGTTCGAGTGCACGTCGCATCCGGCTTACAGCAGTGGCTGGCAAGACAGTCGGATCTATGAAGTGACTTCCGTGCCGCATGGACACTACACCTTCGAGGTCCGGGCCAGGGACAAGTCGCCCAACCAGAATACGACGCTCTTTTCGCTGTCGGCGACCGCCGACCTGCAACCACCGACGCCGGATCCGATGAGATGGCAGTCCGAGCCAAAGGAAGTCAATATCGGTGGAGGAAGCCTCAATTACTACGCGACCATGACGGCGGTCGAGGCAGTGGATGAACGTGCGGACGTCGAGTACTTCTTCGAGTGCACGACGGAATCGGGTTTCAGCAGTAAGTGGCAGAGTTCCAGGGAGTATTCCGTTCTGATCGGGCGTTCCGGCCAGGGCCATCGGTTTCGTGTCAAGGCCAGAGACACCTCGCCCGGACGCAACGAAACCGGCTGGTCGTCCGTGGTGATGGCCCGGTAG